TACGAGAAGACGGATACATTGATGATTGAACCGGGTCCGATCCTATTGACACCCCCAAGATTTCAATGATAAGCTTCGGCTATAAAATTTGAGGAGGATGGCAGCCGATGATTCCACGTATATGGTAAGCACGCCCAACAAAAGCTGATTTCTCACCAAGTGTGGGCTTTTTTTGAGCTGCTGCTATTTACGTTAAGGACATCGGTTGCGATCCGCTACGGCTTATTTCACTATGCCCGGTTTCGCACTGTCCCATCATGTAATTGTTGCAGACCCAAGCCCCTATGCGGACTTGGGTCTGTCTTTATTAGGGAGGGTACAAACTTATGAATATTCAATGGAAAAAGACGTTCGCCTTCATCTTCAGCGGGCAAATCTTCTCAATACTAACTTCTGCAATGGTTCAATTCTCCATTATCTGGCACTTGACCGCGACGACGGGTTCGGCCGCCGTGTTAATGCTTGCCGGTCTGGCCGGGTTCCTGCCGCAAGCGCTCTTAGGCCCGTTCATTGGTGTCTGGCTGGACCGGTGGAACCGTAAGCTCACCATGATCGCCGCGGACAGCGCCATTGCACTAACCAGTCTGATTCTGGGTGCTTATTATCTATGGGGCGAGCCCAACCTATGGATTGTGTATTCCATCCTGCTCATTCGTTCGGCAGCTTCGTCCTTCCATGCCCCTTCGTTTCAGGCTGCGATTCCTCTGATTGCGCCGGAAGACCAGCTCACGCGGGTGGCAGGCTGGAACCAGCTCATCTTCTCCGCTTCCAGCGTCCTTGGACCAGCGCTTGGAATAGCGGTATACTCGGCTACTTCACTAGGAACAGTGTTACTTTTAGATGTGGCAGGTGCCTTAATCGCTAACCTTATGCTTCTGTTCGTTCAGATTCATCAACCGAAGCCGGAAATGGTAGAGACTCCTTCGTTCCGCAAGGAGTTCATTCTTGGCTGGAGAGCATTCCTGTCACACAAGCCCATTGTAACGATAACGGTTGCCATGGCGGTCTTCAGCGTTGTATTCATGCCGCTGGCGATGCTGTTTCCCTTGATGACGCTATCCCATTTCGGACGCGGCGGTTACAGTGCCAGCCTGATTGAGGCCGTATTCGGGATGGGGATGATCCTTGGCGGTGCGCTGCTGTCAGTGCTTGCCTCCAAGTGGAAGGACACCACCTACATGAGTGTGAGTCTGGTTGTGATTGGGCTCACCTGTGTCCTGAGCGGGATGGCCGGGCGCGAGGCATTCCTTGCTTTTACCATCCTCTCGTTCCTGATGGGTGCCGCAGCACCCTTGTTCAACGGCCCTTACATGGCGATGATCCAGAAGTCTTATGAGCCTGAGCTCCTGGGGCGCGTGCTCTCCTTCGTGACGAGTATCGGACTCTTGTCTTCTCCGGTCGGGCTTGCACTGGCGGGTCCAGTGGCCGGCCGGTTCGGCGTTCCGTTCTGGTTCTTCTGGTCGGGGATCGTTGTGGTCCTGATTGGATTATTCGTATTTGTCAGGTTCGCGGGGAAAGGTACAGACAAGCAACCTGCTAGTAAGTAAATGATGCTAAATAGACCGTCCTCCTGTAAGTGGGAAGGCGGTCTATTTGCCTTACATCAGCGCTATTCGCCCGAACTGCCGCAGGACTTCACCAAGTTTATCTATCTGCAAAGCGCTTCAACCGTCTAGATCTGAGCCATAAGCCGAATCCGATGAACAGAATCGTTGTAAACACGCCGGTCGTCGGGCTAAACCACAGTTCGCCTGCCGGCGTGAAGGTAATGATCCCCGCAACCGATACCAGCAAAGTAGGCACTCCATCCTCCACTGCGTGCATGAGTACACACGGCCACACCGATTGTGTAAGACGATAGATTTCAACATACATGATGGACCAAGCAACCATCAGCACACATCCTATGATGACATAGCCCCATCTCGTGGTTGTCCCGAAGTAAGTATCCGGCAGGAAAACCAGATAATAAGCCGTATGCCACAGCGCCCAGACCAGACCGGACACAAGATAGATCATCCAGTCATTCAGCTTCAACGCGATCAGCTTCGGAGTCAGGTAGCCGCGCCAGGCGAATTCCTCGAAGATGTTCTTAACAAAGCTGCCAGCGAGCGATATCCCAACCAATGACAGAATCGTATGTAGTTCGACCTCTGAAGCGTTGGCGCTATTAAATAGCAGAGCAAGCCCCACCACAATAACCATGATTACCGGATAGACGGCAAAGGCTGCACCGTACCACTTCCTATTTTCTCTAAAATTGAACCTTACGCCAATATCCTTCCAATCACGGTTCACCAGCCGCAGTACGAGCATGGCGATCATCGGCAATATCAGCCATACGCCCATTCCCAGCGAATTCCCTTCCGGCTGATCCGGCAGCTTCGTATCCACCCATACCCCAATCCAGCCGCTGGCCAGCACAATAACGATGAACAATAGAAGACTAAGCTTATTTGTTCTACCTGCTGTCATATGATCATCCCCTCCGGGTTCAAGATTTCTCCGAGCTACGCTTCGCTGTGCTGATGACATCCTCTGCCGCGCTGTTCAATAGCTGAATCATCTGTTCCTCCGTATAATCGTCCGGCAGCAATTCGTTCGCAACCATTACACTCATCCCGACCTGGAACATCTTCATCTTGAGCAAAATCATCCTCAGTTCATCATCGGTTAATCCATTCAGATCCGGGTCCGTTCGCATCATCTGAATGAACCCTTGCGTCTCTGCCTCATTGTGTTTCACCTGACCGTCCTTCTTCATCACCAGATCCCGGAACAGCACCGGATACTCCCTGGCAAAACGGATGCTGGCCACCCCGATATCGTGGAACGGATGCCCGGAGTTCTGCTCCAGCAGAATCTGTCTGCTCACCGTAAGCGTTCTCTGATACACTTCCTCCACCAGTTCACCAGCCTCTTCGAAATTGACATAGATGGGGGCGATGGAGCCTCCCAGCTTCTCCGCCACCTTGCGGATGGTCACGGCATCTAATCCTTCAGTCCTCGCAATCTCAAACGCCGCATCGATGATTTGTTCTTTGGTGTACTTTTTTTTGGGTGCCACGGGCTTCCTCCTGAAATAGAGCATTAAATGCATAACTAATGATATATATCAGATGATATATATAAAACGTCCCAGGTGTCAACCTAATCTTAACGGCTTGATTCTCCTTTTTAACAACTGTTGTGTTCTGAGCATTTATTCATATAGAATCAAATTATCAGCTTCTCTCCAGAGAATAATGGAACAAATCAGCGTAACTCACGTAAATTCCGATAAGTTAATTCAAGTGATACCGGCGCAATTTCATCATCACATCATGAAGGAGGCGGAGCCCGTGGCATTTATCCCGTTAAATTGTCCCAATTGCAGCGGAAGAATTGAATACAAGGAAGGCGCGATTCTCAAGTGCCCTTATTGCCAGACCGAGCTTCTGCTCAAGCAAAATAATGTCTACTATGTGGATCAGACCATTAATCATTATCACGGGGCACCCCCTCCCAAGGCCGCGCCGAAGCCACCCGTCTCCGTCTCTATCCCCATTAGGCTTGTGCTAATTCTGCTGCTGGTGCTGGGCGGGGCCATCGGTACTTATTTCTATTACAGCCTCAGCTCTCCGCAGCAGTCAACCAAGGCTAATCTGTCTGTACGGACGATGCCCGAAAGCGAGGTCCTGCTCACCTTCCTGCGGGAGACCCTGGGTAAAGGCTCTGCCATGCCGACAGAGGAGGAATTGGCCTCATTGCGTTATTTAACTGTGGAGCGTTCGAAGAATGACCAGTGGCAGTTCACTTACAGCTTCTCCGATCCGTTCAGTGATGCGCAGGCCGAGAAGCTCACTTATGTGACTCAGGATAAGCGGCTGAATACCCAGCGGATTGATCAACGGGATTTCGAAGCCTTCAAGGGACTGACGGCACTGAACCTGACGAATACCTACGAGATCAACCAGGCGGACCAGACAACGCTTGCCCATATGCCCGGATTAAAAAGCTATGGCGGCGCCTTCAACGAATCCTTCAGCACCTTCTCCGGTTATTTCGGCGATAAATCTAAAATTACGGAGCTGTCCACCCAGCTGCGCAGTAATCAGGAAGTGGCCCTGCTGCTGGAATTTCCCAATCTAAGCTCACTATCCATTACCTATGTGGATGAGTCTATAACGGATTTGCATCTGCTTAATAAGCTGCCGCTGAAGTCCCTGTCCCTTACCTTCGTCAATGACCTGGGGTGGTTATCGTCCATGACCGGGCTGTCTTCTCTGGCTATCTATCACAGTGAAACCACAGATCTGCAGCCGTTATACGCCTTAACCGGGCTCCAGGAGCTTAAGCTTTCCTATTTATCCAATGTGAAGTCGATCGACTTCCTGCAGAACATGCCTGCACTGCAGACGCTTGATCTCGAAAATGTGAATTTCTCCAGCCTGGAGCGTCTGGCCGGCAAAACCTCTATTACCTCGCTCCGCCTGGCTTCCTTAAGCCAGCTTGGCTCGGTAAAGGCCGTGAATAGCTTGTCCTCGCTGCGGGAATTCACCTTGGACGGTTATTACGAGCAACCAGACAGCCTTACTTTGCCGGGCGTCAAACGGGTGGAAATCCCAGCTTCCTTCCTCTCCGGGCTGAAGGCCCCTGCGGTAACGGATCTGACACTCCGGGGCGGAAGCGGGGAGCTTAATATGGCTGAGCTGAAGAAATTCCCTGAGCTTGGAGAGCTGTCCCTCTGGGGGGTTGATGAAATGGCTGGTCTCGCCGCCCTCGACAAATTGCCCCGCCTACAGAAGCTAAGCATCTTCGACTCGTCGCTGTATATGGAGAGCGATGCCTTATTCCGTCTGAAGCAGGTGAACACGCTGGTATGCTCGGAATGCCGCCTGAATTTCAAGCAGACAGCAGCAACGAATAGTGTGCTTGAGCATCTGACCTTGGACCGGCCATACTTCTCCATGAACAACAACTCCGTTAGTGAGGTTGACCAGGTGATGCCTTACTTCGCGGGCCTGACTGCCCTGCGTTCCTTCACCCTGCAGGACAACAACCTGGCTTCTCTGGCCTTCATGAGCAAGTGGCAGGCCATCGAGGAGCTTCATCTGGAGAACAACGCGATTTCCAATATAGAGCTGCTAAGTAAGCTGCCTAACCTGCAACAGGTATTCCTATCTGGTAATTCCGTGGCGAACAAGTCCGTGCTTGATGCGGGCGTGCTGGTATATTAATTCCCATGTATACGCAAATAGACCGCCCTCCCGTCAGAGGTTCGCGGTCTATTTTTCAATGATAGAGAACGCTTGGGAATATATGTTTCTCCTCATGCAGATTCTGGGTAATACATAGAGTTGTCTCTGTCTACATAGAAACTGATTGTTGGCATGAAGCATAATCAAAATGATTACAGAACAGGAGAATCAAGATGGAGAACCAAAACCGGGATACCTACCGCTTTCAGGTGAACTTAAGCGGTATGATCAACATTTTGTCTAACCATTTGTATAGCAGCCCGAAGGTATTCTTAAGAGAGCTGCTCCAGAATGGCATCGACGCGATTACTGCACGGCAGGCCTATTCCCCTGCTGGATATGAAGGCAAGATTCATGTCGAGGTCAGCGGAACCTCCACCCGGGCGACTTTATTGGTCGAAGATAACGGAATCGGGTTAAACGAGGCCGAGATTCATGAGTTCCTGGCCATGATCGGACAATCCTCCAAGCGGGGTGAGGACTTCCTCTCCACCAATACCTCTTTTATCGGCCGGTTTGGCATCGGGCTGTTGTCCTGCTTCATGGTGAGTGACGATATCGTCATGGTTACCCAATCGGCCAAGGGCGGCCCTGCCCTGGAATGGCGCGGGAAGCCGGACGGCACCTACACGATCCGCAAGCTCGAGGGACAACATGCTCCTGGTACCAAGGTTTTTTTGCGTTGCAAAGAAGGCTCCGAAGCCTACTTCGAGGAGAACAATCTGCAGGAAGGGCTGTTCCATTACGGCGCTCTGCTGCCTTATCCGATCCAGCTGGTGTCTGACCGTAACACCCGCCTGATTAATCCGTTGACCCCGCCGTGGGTCAAAGATCCGCAGCTGGCCCGGAAGCATCGTGACGAGGTGCTGTCCTTCGGTAAGCAGGTGCTGGGGGAGACATTCCGTGACTTCATCCCTCTGCACACCGCCTCGGGCCGGACGGGAGGCATCGCCTTCATTCTGCCGCACGCGGTTAATCTGAATGCCAAACGCAATCACCGGGTGTACCTGAAGCACATGCTGGTCTCCGAAGCTGCCAGCAATATCCTGCCGGACTGGGCATTCTTCGTGAAATGTCTGATCTGGACCGATGAGCTGCAGCCGACCGCTTCCCGGGAGCATTTCTACGAGAATGCCCAGCTGGAGCAGGTGCGGGAAGAGCTAGGGAACTCCATTCGTCAGGAATTGATGCGGATGGCCGAGTACGACCCGGACCGCCTGCAATCGATCATTTCATTGCACGCCTTATCGATGAAGGCGCTCGCGGTGGAAGATTCGTCGTTCTATTCGATCATTCATGAGTGGTTACCGTTTGAGAGCACGTATGGCAGAAAGACACTTGGTGAGCTGAAACAGCAGCCTCCCCTGTACTTCACGGCGACGCTGGACGAATACCGCCAGATTACCCACGTGGCTTCGGCCCAATCCATGCTGGTGGTGAACGGCGGGTATATTTATGATGCCGAGCTGCTGGCCAGGCTGCCGCTCATTGACCCGGATGTGCAGACAGAACGGCTGCTGCCGGAGGAGGTGTCGTTATCCTTCACCGATATCACTCCTCAAGAGCGGCTGGACTACTATGAATCCGTAAGACTCGCAGACAGTGTACTTCAGAAGTTCCGCTGCCAGGTGCAGCTGCGCCGCTTTAAGCCAGAGGAGATTCCGGTGCTCTACACGCTGTCTGAAGAGTCTGCCCAGTGGCGTGTAATGGAAGCGACCAAAGAAGTGAGCACCGATGCCCTGGCCTCCGTGCTGGGCAGCTTGGGCGCTTCGCTTAAGGAGACGGCATACGCCACACTCTACTTTAACCTGAATAATCCTGTCATCGGGCGGGCCTTTCAACAGGCGAACCAGAAGATGCTGCCCTCCATTGTCGAGATGCTGTACTGCAATGCGCTATTAATGGGACATTATCCGATGAACCGCCAGGAGATCGCGCTGTTGAACCAGGGCATTATTCAATTCATTGATTGGGGATTGACGGCTAACCAAGTCACAGGAGGAGACGAATAGATGAACCTTACCGAGATGGATTTTGACGATCTGATGGAAGAAGCCTATGGCCTGCCCGGAGGCAAGGCTAAGCTTGCGCTGCTGGAGCAGGCGGTACGGGTAGCCGATGCCGCAGGAGATATCGACCAGGGCTATGAGGCCCGCAGCGAAATCGTAGAGCTGGGCAGCTTCCACGGCTATCCGATGAAGGCGCTGGTCGCCTTTTCCTGGCAGCTGGGGCAGTATGACAAGAACCCGGGCCGGTTCGATGATTACAGTCTGATGTGGTCGTACAAGTGGGTGCTGGACCGCATTACCGCTTTTGCAGATATTAGCCGCACTCAGATTGAGAACCTGCTGGAGGATATGAAGACCCGCTACGAAGCCGAAGGCTACAGCAGCCGGACCTATCACTATTACCGGGCGAATATTCTCGAAGATTTCGGGGAGCTGGAAGCTTCACAGGCCGAATGGGCGATTGTCCAGAGCATGGACCGGGACGAGATGAGCGATTGTGAAGCTTGTGAGCAGCATGGATTGGTCGAGTTCCTGGCGAAGCAAGGAGACGATGAAGCAACCGTTAAGGCGGCAGAACCGATTCTTCAGGGGAAAATGAGCTGCGGCGAGGTCCCTCATGTGACCATCACGAAGGTGCTGTTCCCCCTCCTGCGGCTGGGCCGCCAGAAGGAAGCCGATAAGCTGCAGAAGAAAGGCTATAAGCTGGTCAAAGGAAACCGCGATTTCCTGTATCACCAGGGAGAGCATATTGGCTACCTGACCTTAACCGATCCGGTCAAGGCGCTGGAGGTCTTCGAAGAGTATATCGCATCCTCGCTCGATCATGAGAACCCGGCCGATCAGATGATCTTCAACGCTTATTCGGCCAAGATGTTCCGCCGTCTGTCTGAGGAATCCATCCGCTTCCAGGTCAAGCTTCCGGCTGGGCATCCGTGTGAGCGCCAATCCGAAGACGTAGCTTCGCTTGCGAAGTACTTCAAGCAGTTAGCTCTGGCCACAGCGGAGAAGCTGGATAAGCGGAATGGCAACGGCTATTATACTGAGCTGATAGAGAAGCTGTAGGCCTGCGTTCCGGCAGCATCCTATAAGGACAAACGCAAATAAGAGCAGCTCCCGTATTGGGGGCTGCTCTTTGTGTATTTCAAATACGCATTTACGTCAAAAATTCTCCAAATTCAGGAAATACCGAGGCATTTGATATGTTATACTGATTGAGCAATAGAATAGGCTTAAAAGGGTCGGTCGGCTACCTCTCTCAGAAGGGAGGGATGCCTTGTGACAGTGTTTGAAGCAATCATGCTGATGCTAACCTTTGGTTTGCTTATCGTAGCGCTGCTGTCCAATACACACAAATAGACCGCCCTCGACAAAGGCTTGCGGTCTATTTGTCGTATCCTGTTGTTGATGCCTACCGCCCTTAAAAGCGGCTATTGCTCTAGAGAGTCGTGTTAGCGCACGGCTCTCTTAGCATTGTACGCCCGATATGCTTATACTATACCACAGCCGTTAACGCATGTTAACAGTGGTTAACAGATTTGTGAGCACCAGTTCGAAGACGTAGTTGCGCTTCTTTCCAACCCAGTGTTGGAAAATCCTTAGGGATATCCAAGCAACGCTATATGGCAAACGTTAGGCTCCGGATGTACAATGATTCCGTACCAAGCGTAAAGGAGGAACACATAATGAAAACAACGGGTATACATAAGCAATTTCAGGAACTGCGCAAGAACAAGGGAAAGACGCAAGAAGAGCTCGCGGAGGTCTTCGGTGTAACCAATCAAGCCGTATCCAAATGGGAAAGCGGGGCTTGCTATCCGGATACCGCTTTATTACCCGAGATCGCTAATTATTTCGGAGTCAGCCTTGACTTTCTATTCGGCCGTGTCCCGGATATCAATGATCAGAGTGTAGTGAAAGACATCAAGCTTCTGTTTGAACAGACCCCTGCCAAGGAGCGTTTCACGCTGGCCTGCCAGATAGCCTTCTACCTGCATGAGGGCATCGTATCCAATGGTTACAAGGGCTACCTGCCCTGGGACCCGATAAGACGTATGATCAGCAGACTTGGGGAACCTCTATTTGCAGCGAACCGGAAGGAGTTACTATTGCCAGACAAGGGATGCTCTTCTTTTCCGATCACGCCGATAAACGGGAACTCGCTCCAGATCAACTGTTAAGCCTGTACGGTGTGCTTCGGGCCTATGCGGATGCTGACAGATTAACGGTATTATTCGCATTATATCAGTTGACCAGGCATGACTTTGACTCCTTTGTTTCTATGGAGAATATCGTAAGAGCAGCCGGTCTGGATGAGAGAACCATAGGGGATGCATTCCTGCATTTGCCGGTTCACTGCAAAAGGCTTGAGGACAGCAGCATAGGTTACCGGATTGAAGCCAGCAATATGCATCTCCCTGCGCTGCTTATGCTCTTCATGCCGTTCTATTAAGCTGGAATTGGCTCTTGGCATGACCTTCTAATCCCTCATGCTTTCAATTTGTCTTAAGCTCTCCGTGTCACGTGCTGGAGATGCACCGAAGAATCGGGAATACTCTCTACTGAACTGTGAGGGACTTTGATAGCCAACATGATATGCGGCACTTGCTACTGGATAGCCCTCGAAGGCAATGAGGTTTCTGGCCTCCAGGAGCCTTAATTGCTTTTGAAATTGAATAGGACTTAACCCCGTAGCCCGTTTAAACTGCCGGTGAAAGGTATTTATAGCCATCCCCGATTTCGAAGCCAGCTCACCAATGTCTATGGGCCTCATAAAATTACTCCGAAACCATTTTACAATTTGGGATATCCTGGATAAATCACTTTCCCGCTGACCAAATTGCCTCAGATACCCTCCTTGTGGTCCCATCAGTACGCGATACAGGATTTCGCGCTCATAAGCTGGTGCAAGAGCCGGAATATCTCTTGACGCTTTCGATAATCGCAATAAACGCAGCCATGCCTCCATCAATTCAATATCCATGTCGCAAGCTGCGAATTGCCCGGAAGCAGCCGGTAATAGATGCTCTTGGAGATCTCTTAGCAGACTCTGAAGAACATTCTGATTCAACTTGAGACCAAGAGACATGTATGGATGGCCATCACGGTCTGGATGTACAACCGCCGTTGCAGGAACGTGCACTGGTAACACGTAATAAGATGGTCCTGCCAGTTCCGTGCTGCGCCCCCCTATTGATAGAATCTTTCTTCCTTGAACCGTAAAGCCAATCATCGGCTCGTATAGCGCTGCAAGCTGATGATGAGGGATCGCTCCCTTAATCATACTCAGCCCC
The sequence above is a segment of the Paenibacillus sp. FSL R7-0204 genome. Coding sequences within it:
- a CDS encoding MFS transporter — translated: MNIQWKKTFAFIFSGQIFSILTSAMVQFSIIWHLTATTGSAAVLMLAGLAGFLPQALLGPFIGVWLDRWNRKLTMIAADSAIALTSLILGAYYLWGEPNLWIVYSILLIRSAASSFHAPSFQAAIPLIAPEDQLTRVAGWNQLIFSASSVLGPALGIAVYSATSLGTVLLLDVAGALIANLMLLFVQIHQPKPEMVETPSFRKEFILGWRAFLSHKPIVTITVAMAVFSVVFMPLAMLFPLMTLSHFGRGGYSASLIEAVFGMGMILGGALLSVLASKWKDTTYMSVSLVVIGLTCVLSGMAGREAFLAFTILSFLMGAAAPLFNGPYMAMIQKSYEPELLGRVLSFVTSIGLLSSPVGLALAGPVAGRFGVPFWFFWSGIVVVLIGLFVFVRFAGKGTDKQPASK
- a CDS encoding CPBP family intramembrane glutamic endopeptidase gives rise to the protein MTAGRTNKLSLLLFIVIVLASGWIGVWVDTKLPDQPEGNSLGMGVWLILPMIAMLVLRLVNRDWKDIGVRFNFRENRKWYGAAFAVYPVIMVIVVGLALLFNSANASEVELHTILSLVGISLAGSFVKNIFEEFAWRGYLTPKLIALKLNDWMIYLVSGLVWALWHTAYYLVFLPDTYFGTTTRWGYVIIGCVLMVAWSIMYVEIYRLTQSVWPCVLMHAVEDGVPTLLVSVAGIITFTPAGELWFSPTTGVFTTILFIGFGLWLRSRRLKRFADR
- a CDS encoding TetR/AcrR family transcriptional regulator, producing MAPKKKYTKEQIIDAAFEIARTEGLDAVTIRKVAEKLGGSIAPIYVNFEEAGELVEEVYQRTLTVSRQILLEQNSGHPFHDIGVASIRFAREYPVLFRDLVMKKDGQVKHNEAETQGFIQMMRTDPDLNGLTDDELRMILLKMKMFQVGMSVMVANELLPDDYTEEQMIQLLNSAAEDVISTAKRSSEKS
- a CDS encoding leucine-rich repeat domain-containing protein, with product MAFIPLNCPNCSGRIEYKEGAILKCPYCQTELLLKQNNVYYVDQTINHYHGAPPPKAAPKPPVSVSIPIRLVLILLLVLGGAIGTYFYYSLSSPQQSTKANLSVRTMPESEVLLTFLRETLGKGSAMPTEEELASLRYLTVERSKNDQWQFTYSFSDPFSDAQAEKLTYVTQDKRLNTQRIDQRDFEAFKGLTALNLTNTYEINQADQTTLAHMPGLKSYGGAFNESFSTFSGYFGDKSKITELSTQLRSNQEVALLLEFPNLSSLSITYVDESITDLHLLNKLPLKSLSLTFVNDLGWLSSMTGLSSLAIYHSETTDLQPLYALTGLQELKLSYLSNVKSIDFLQNMPALQTLDLENVNFSSLERLAGKTSITSLRLASLSQLGSVKAVNSLSSLREFTLDGYYEQPDSLTLPGVKRVEIPASFLSGLKAPAVTDLTLRGGSGELNMAELKKFPELGELSLWGVDEMAGLAALDKLPRLQKLSIFDSSLYMESDALFRLKQVNTLVCSECRLNFKQTAATNSVLEHLTLDRPYFSMNNNSVSEVDQVMPYFAGLTALRSFTLQDNNLASLAFMSKWQAIEELHLENNAISNIELLSKLPNLQQVFLSGNSVANKSVLDAGVLVY
- a CDS encoding HSP90 family protein; the encoded protein is MENQNRDTYRFQVNLSGMINILSNHLYSSPKVFLRELLQNGIDAITARQAYSPAGYEGKIHVEVSGTSTRATLLVEDNGIGLNEAEIHEFLAMIGQSSKRGEDFLSTNTSFIGRFGIGLLSCFMVSDDIVMVTQSAKGGPALEWRGKPDGTYTIRKLEGQHAPGTKVFLRCKEGSEAYFEENNLQEGLFHYGALLPYPIQLVSDRNTRLINPLTPPWVKDPQLARKHRDEVLSFGKQVLGETFRDFIPLHTASGRTGGIAFILPHAVNLNAKRNHRVYLKHMLVSEAASNILPDWAFFVKCLIWTDELQPTASREHFYENAQLEQVREELGNSIRQELMRMAEYDPDRLQSIISLHALSMKALAVEDSSFYSIIHEWLPFESTYGRKTLGELKQQPPLYFTATLDEYRQITHVASAQSMLVVNGGYIYDAELLARLPLIDPDVQTERLLPEEVSLSFTDITPQERLDYYESVRLADSVLQKFRCQVQLRRFKPEEIPVLYTLSEESAQWRVMEATKEVSTDALASVLGSLGASLKETAYATLYFNLNNPVIGRAFQQANQKMLPSIVEMLYCNALLMGHYPMNRQEIALLNQGIIQFIDWGLTANQVTGGDE
- a CDS encoding putative holin-like toxin, producing the protein MFEAIMLMLTFGLLIVALLSNTHK
- a CDS encoding helix-turn-helix domain-containing protein, producing MKTTGIHKQFQELRKNKGKTQEELAEVFGVTNQAVSKWESGACYPDTALLPEIANYFGVSLDFLFGRVPDINDQSVVKDIKLLFEQTPAKERFTLACQIAFYLHEGIVSNGYKGYLPWDPIRRMISRLGEPLFAANRKELLLPDKGCSSFPITPINGNSLQINC
- a CDS encoding AraC family transcriptional regulator, translated to MDLMKDAGTRQIETGVPGLSMIKGAIPHHQLAALYEPMIGFTVQGRKILSIGGRSTELAGPSYYVLPVHVPATAVVHPDRDGHPYMSLGLKLNQNVLQSLLRDLQEHLLPAASGQFAACDMDIELMEAWLRLLRLSKASRDIPALAPAYEREILYRVLMGPQGGYLRQFGQRESDLSRISQIVKWFRSNFMRPIDIGELASKSGMAINTFHRQFKRATGLSPIQFQKQLRLLEARNLIAFEGYPVASAAYHVGYQSPSQFSREYSRFFGASPARDTESLRQIESMRD